A DNA window from Phragmites australis chromosome 11, lpPhrAust1.1, whole genome shotgun sequence contains the following coding sequences:
- the LOC133884482 gene encoding ribonuclease MRP protein subunit POP4-like has protein sequence MSTISDQKKRTLEALKQQHAAAKAKKLQDEQLKCQKKNHVNTPKPKFDAPRKGKVPEFTPCRTSAQPTSNKGVAFSSSSRQQKPSTSSGEESNPVYAELSCAIHDNLFQDGISELDSTEVVRSVIYDIIQKGGDTGKITKGAKKLKLEKGILLDNYVRRGPRLVDAQARSLLIQSKRSKRHMSLKQHKKCGSFDLDGTFHKFDLYKPMHEMWKEYIRELNRISPKKQLPENLLSADLHGALLIVAECKAASYQGVSGIMIRDTAETFGIISEDNHFRVVPKVGSVFILQADCWKVTLIGDKLSPKEKSKDDQHQQRAQSLIR, from the exons ATGTCTACCATATCTGATCAGAAGAAACGCACCTTGGAAGCCCTTAAGCAACAGCATGCTGCTGCAAAAGCTAAGAAACTGCAAGATGAGCAGCTTAAGTGTCAGAAGAAGAACCATGTCAATACCCCTAAGCCCAAGTTTGATGCGCCAAGGAAGGGCAAAGTTCCCGAATTCACTCCTTGTCGAACATCTGCCCAGCCCACTTCGAACAAAG GTGTAGCATTTTCTAGTTCCAGTCGTCAACAAAAACCTTCCACATCCTCAG GAGAAGAAAGCAACCCTGTATACGCTGAACTGTCATGTGCCATTCATGACAATTTGTTCCAGGATGGCATTTCG GAATTAGATAGCACAGAGGTTGTTCGCAGTGTTATATATGACATAATTCAGAAAGGTGGAGATACTGGGAAAATTACCAAGGGAGCCAAAAAGTTGAAGCTTGAAAAAGGGATTCTTTTGGATAACTATGTTCGGAGGGGTCCTAGATTAGTGGACGCCCAGGCAAGATCTTTGTTGATTCAATCAAAGCGATCAAAAAGGCACATGTCACTGAAGCAACATAAGAAATGCGGTTCGTTTGATTTGGATGGTACATTTCACAA GTTTGACCTCTATAagccaatgcatgagatgtggAAGGAGTATATCAGAGAGCTTAACAGAATATCCCC gaaaaaaCAGTTGCCAGAAAACCTCCTTTCAGCCGATCTTCATGGAGCCCTTCTAATAG TGGCAGAATGCAAAGCAGCTTCATATCAAGGTGTTAGTGGCATCATGATTCGGGATACTGCAGAAACTTTTGGAATCATATCAGAGGACAATCACTTCCGAG TTGTACCAAAAGTCGGTTCAGTTTTCATCCTCCAAGCGGACTGCTGGAAGGTCACACTGATCGGCGACAAACTCTCACCCAAGGAGAAGTCGAAGGATGACCAACATCAGCAGCGTGCGCAGTCGCTGATCAGATAG